The Salvelinus fontinalis isolate EN_2023a chromosome 39, ASM2944872v1, whole genome shotgun sequence genome has a window encoding:
- the LOC129838793 gene encoding uncharacterized protein LOC129838793 isoform X2 produces MLSVPASLMSSKRPISPYGGTDGEVVMATSRQRLEEEERDDGQAVMHLPLTPYCSKVSPLSPRPLDSPPTLHSAMDQDGSKHWSLSPYPQHNSSTSPGSKQQVEEGGSGAAALGTPERRKGSLADVVDTLKQRKMEELIKNEPEGQSPSTKMYCSVLLSLFSISLSIAISLTLSLSLSITISLSLYHSLSLSLSLYHYLSLSLSPSRPITLYRYLSHSIAISLTLYHYLPLALSLSIPISLYHYLSITLSLSLSLSLYHSISLSPPRSITINPYLSLSLSLYYSLSLSLYHYLSITLYHYLPLVLSLTITINH; encoded by the exons GATGTCTTCCAAGCGACCAATCTCTCCATATGGGGGGACAGATGGAGAGGTAGTCATGGCAACCAGCAGACAGAGactggaagaggaagagagagatgacgGACAGGCTGTCATGCACCTCCCCCTGACTCCCTACTGCAGCAAGGTGTCCCCCCTCTCGCCCCGCCCCCTGGACAGCCCCCCCACCCTGCACAGTGCCATG gaccAGGATGGCAGTAAGCATTGGTCTCTGAGCCCCTACCCCCAGCACAACTCCTCTACCTCTCCAGGCAGTAAGCAGCAGGTGGAGGAGGGTGGTTCAGGGGCCGCAGCGCTGGGGACCCCAGAGAGACGTAAGGGCAGCCTGGCTGACGTGGTGGACACACTGAAACAGAGGAAGATGGAGGAGCTCATCAAAAACGAACCAGAAGGTCAGTCACCATCTACAAAGATGTACTGTTCTGTATTGCTTTCTCTTTTCTCCATATCACTCTCTAtcgctatctctctcactctatcactatctctctctatcactatctccctctcgctctatcactctctatcactatctctctcactctatcactatctctctctatcactatctccctctcgccctatcacgCTCTAtcgctatctctctcactctatcgctatctctctcactctctatcactATCTCCCCCTCGCTCTATCACTATCaatccctatctctctctatcactatctctctattactctctctctctctctatcactatctctctatcactctatATCACTATCTCCCCCTCGCTCTATCACTATCaatccctatctctctctatcactatctctctattactctctctctctctctctctatcactatctctctatcactctatATCACTATCTCCCCCTCGTTCTATCACTCACTATCACTATCAATCACTAA
- the LOC129838793 gene encoding uncharacterized protein LOC129838793 isoform X1: MLTDPELPQEFNRMSSKRPISPYGGTDGEVVMATSRQRLEEEERDDGQAVMHLPLTPYCSKVSPLSPRPLDSPPTLHSAMDQDGSKHWSLSPYPQHNSSTSPGSKQQVEEGGSGAAALGTPERRKGSLADVVDTLKQRKMEELIKNEPEGQSPSTKMYCSVLLSLFSISLSIAISLTLSLSLSITISLSLYHSLSLSLSLYHYLSLSLSPSRPITLYRYLSHSIAISLTLYHYLPLALSLSIPISLYHYLSITLSLSLSLSLYHSISLSPPRSITINPYLSLSLSLYYSLSLSLYHYLSITLYHYLPLVLSLTITINH; this comes from the exons GATGTCTTCCAAGCGACCAATCTCTCCATATGGGGGGACAGATGGAGAGGTAGTCATGGCAACCAGCAGACAGAGactggaagaggaagagagagatgacgGACAGGCTGTCATGCACCTCCCCCTGACTCCCTACTGCAGCAAGGTGTCCCCCCTCTCGCCCCGCCCCCTGGACAGCCCCCCCACCCTGCACAGTGCCATG gaccAGGATGGCAGTAAGCATTGGTCTCTGAGCCCCTACCCCCAGCACAACTCCTCTACCTCTCCAGGCAGTAAGCAGCAGGTGGAGGAGGGTGGTTCAGGGGCCGCAGCGCTGGGGACCCCAGAGAGACGTAAGGGCAGCCTGGCTGACGTGGTGGACACACTGAAACAGAGGAAGATGGAGGAGCTCATCAAAAACGAACCAGAAGGTCAGTCACCATCTACAAAGATGTACTGTTCTGTATTGCTTTCTCTTTTCTCCATATCACTCTCTAtcgctatctctctcactctatcactatctctctctatcactatctccctctcgctctatcactctctatcactatctctctcactctatcactatctctctctatcactatctccctctcgccctatcacgCTCTAtcgctatctctctcactctatcgctatctctctcactctctatcactATCTCCCCCTCGCTCTATCACTATCaatccctatctctctctatcactatctctctattactctctctctctctctatcactatctctctatcactctatATCACTATCTCCCCCTCGCTCTATCACTATCaatccctatctctctctatcactatctctctattactctctctctctctctctctatcactatctctctatcactctatATCACTATCTCCCCCTCGTTCTATCACTCACTATCACTATCAATCACTAA
- the LOC129838793 gene encoding uncharacterized protein LOC129838793 isoform X3 produces MSSKRPISPYGGTDGEVVMATSRQRLEEEERDDGQAVMHLPLTPYCSKVSPLSPRPLDSPPTLHSAMDQDGSKHWSLSPYPQHNSSTSPGSKQQVEEGGSGAAALGTPERRKGSLADVVDTLKQRKMEELIKNEPEGQSPSTKMYCSVLLSLFSISLSIAISLTLSLSLSITISLSLYHSLSLSLSLYHYLSLSLSPSRPITLYRYLSHSIAISLTLYHYLPLALSLSIPISLYHYLSITLSLSLSLSLYHSISLSPPRSITINPYLSLSLSLYYSLSLSLYHYLSITLYHYLPLVLSLTITINH; encoded by the exons ATGTCTTCCAAGCGACCAATCTCTCCATATGGGGGGACAGATGGAGAGGTAGTCATGGCAACCAGCAGACAGAGactggaagaggaagagagagatgacgGACAGGCTGTCATGCACCTCCCCCTGACTCCCTACTGCAGCAAGGTGTCCCCCCTCTCGCCCCGCCCCCTGGACAGCCCCCCCACCCTGCACAGTGCCATG gaccAGGATGGCAGTAAGCATTGGTCTCTGAGCCCCTACCCCCAGCACAACTCCTCTACCTCTCCAGGCAGTAAGCAGCAGGTGGAGGAGGGTGGTTCAGGGGCCGCAGCGCTGGGGACCCCAGAGAGACGTAAGGGCAGCCTGGCTGACGTGGTGGACACACTGAAACAGAGGAAGATGGAGGAGCTCATCAAAAACGAACCAGAAGGTCAGTCACCATCTACAAAGATGTACTGTTCTGTATTGCTTTCTCTTTTCTCCATATCACTCTCTAtcgctatctctctcactctatcactatctctctctatcactatctccctctcgctctatcactctctatcactatctctctcactctatcactatctctctctatcactatctccctctcgccctatcacgCTCTAtcgctatctctctcactctatcgctatctctctcactctctatcactATCTCCCCCTCGCTCTATCACTATCaatccctatctctctctatcactatctctctattactctctctctctctctatcactatctctctatcactctatATCACTATCTCCCCCTCGCTCTATCACTATCaatccctatctctctctatcactatctctctattactctctctctctctctctctatcactatctctctatcactctatATCACTATCTCCCCCTCGTTCTATCACTCACTATCACTATCAATCACTAA
- the osbpl8 gene encoding oxysterol-binding protein-related protein 8 → MIVFYKIRVSCELSFESILLVIPARFNDGDQFKDPDLYSDKSDREGEQDHEESDVEGLGKSEESDSDTSERQDDSYIDLDPNEALRETPYLEQSHEELGEAGEASQTETVSEENKSLIWTLLKQVRPGMDLSKVVLPTFILEPRSFLDKLSDYYYHADFLSEAAVEENAYSRMKKVVKWYISGFYKKPQGLKKPYNPIIGETYRCMWLHSKTNSKTFYISEQVSHHPPVSAFYVSNRKDGFCLSGSILAKSKFYGNSLSAILDGEARLTFLNRGEDYVMNMPYAHCKGILYGTMTLELAGQITIACEKTGYSAQLEFKLKPFLGNNDSVNQVSGKIKLGKEVLATLEGHWDSEIFINDKKTGVVDTFWNPTAELRQSRLTRCTVPPEDQGDYESERLWQHVTRAINNKDQTEATNEKFILEEAQRKSTRERKAKCEDWAPGLFEQDPVTGEWHYRYADTRPWDPLNDMIQFEKDGWIQTKVRHRTPMVYKRVCAVRECFCVTGPKRKHKHSDKPKKPESGCSSPEPDRQDSSGSERHNSKHSSRLRKKGPDLSELQSAIDSIKKTQENIYKSIGVLRSRTAAGQTAAEGGFLQQRDYAIIILLILLQVFINFLFK, encoded by the exons ATGATTGTGTTTTACAAAATAAGGGTTTCGTGTGAACTCTCCTTTGAATCCATCCTCCTTGTTATTCCCGCTAGGTTCAACGACGGTGACCAGTTCAAGGACCCTGACCTGTACTCAGACAAGTCGGACCGGGAGGGGGAGCAGGACCATGAGGAGTCAGACGTGGAGGGTCTGGGGAAGAGCgaggagagtgacagtgacacGTCAGAACGTCAGGATGACTCCTACATTGACCTTGACCCCAACGAGGCCCTGCGGGAGACTCCGTACCTGGAACAGTCCCACGAGGAGCTGGGAGAG GCTGGTGAGGCGTCCCAGACAGAGACGGTGTCGGAGGAGAATAAGTCTCTGATCTGGACGCTGCTGAAGCAGGTCAGGCCTGGGATGGACCTGTCTAAAGTGGTCCTGCCCACCTTCATCCTGGAGCCACGCTCCTTCCTGGACAAGCTGTCCGACTActactaccatgctgacttcctctctga GGCAGCTGTAGAGGAGAATGCCTACAGCAGGATGAAGAAAGTAGTGAAGTGGTATATCTCTGGATTCTACAAAAAGCCACAG GGACTGAAGAAGCCATATAACCCCATCATCGGTGAGACCTACCGCTGTATGTGGCTCCATAGCAAGACCAACAGCAAGACATTCTACATCTCTGAACAG GTGTCCCATCATCCTCCAGTGTCAGCGTTCTACGTCAGTAACAGGAAGGACGGCTTCTGTCTCAGCGGAAGCATCCTGGCCAAGTCCAAGTTCTACG GAAACTCCCTGTCGGCCATATTGGACGGAGAGGCTCGGCTCACCTTTCTCAACAGAGGAGAAGACTACGTCATGAACATGCCCTACGCCCACTGCAAAG gCATCTTGTATGGCACCATGACTCTGGAGCTGGCTGGCCAGATCACTATTGCCTGTGAGAAGACAGGATACAGTGCCCAGCTCGAGTTCAAACTCAAG CCCTTCTTGGGTAACAATGACAGTGTAAACCAGGTCTCTGGAAAGATCAAGCTGGGGAAGGAGGTGCTGGCTACGCTGGAGGGACACTGG gacAGTGAAATCTTCATCAACGATAAGAAGACCGGGGTGGTGGATACGTTTTGGAACCCCACGGCAGAGCTGCGTCAGAGCAGGCTAACACGCTGCACCGTGCCTCCTGAGGACCAGGGAGACTATGAGTCTGAGAG GTTATGGCAGCATGTAACAAGGGCCATCAACAACAAGGACCAGACAGAGGCCACCAATGAGAAGTTTATCCTGGAGGAGGCTCAGAGGAAGTCAACCCGCGAGCGCAAGGCCAAGTGTGAGGACTGGGCGCCCGGGCTCTTTGAACAGGACCCCGTCACCGGAGAGTGGCATTACAGATATGCCGA CACCCGTCCGTGGGATCCGCTGAATGATATGATTCAGTTTGAGAAAGACGGCTGGATCCAGACTAAAGTGCGGCATCGCACCCCAATG GTGTACAAGCGTGTGTGTGCGGTGCGTGAGTGTTTTTGT GTGACAGGGCCCAAAAGAAAGCACAAGCACAGTGACAAGCCCAAGAAACCTGAGAGTGGCTGCTCCTCCCCAGAACCTGACCGCCAGGACTCCTCCGGCAGCGAGC GACACAACAGCAAGCACAGTAGCCGGTTAAGGAAAAAGGGCCCAGACCTTAGTGAACTTCAAAGTGCCATTGATTCTATAAAGAAGACACAGGAGAACATTTACAA gagcaTCGGTGTGCTGCGCTCCCGAACTGCAGCGGGCCAGACGGCAGCAGAGGGCGGATTCCTGCAGCAGCGCGACTAcgccatcatcatcctcctcatcctccttcaggTCTTCATCAACTTCCTGTTCAAGTAG